In Actinoplanes sp. NBC_00393, a single genomic region encodes these proteins:
- a CDS encoding TetR/AcrR family transcriptional regulator, whose amino-acid sequence MLGAVTAPRRNERSRRAILTAALELLTETGYPDLTIEAIAARAGVGKQTIYRWWRSKGMVILEALVDAAGDADLTLPDTGDLHADLRTVIRATVAEFADPKLSATTRAITIETLADESLAEQVRDQLLRPQLAAVRDRLRAGQAAGQARADLDLDLAVELLFGPIYHRWLLRNGPLTDQYADELVDLTMTAIAG is encoded by the coding sequence ATGCTCGGCGCCGTGACCGCCCCCCGCCGCAACGAGCGCTCCCGCCGCGCCATCCTGACCGCCGCCCTCGAGCTGCTCACCGAGACCGGCTACCCCGACCTGACCATCGAGGCCATCGCGGCCCGCGCCGGCGTCGGCAAGCAGACGATCTACCGCTGGTGGCGCAGCAAGGGCATGGTCATCCTCGAAGCCCTGGTGGACGCCGCCGGCGACGCCGACCTCACCCTGCCGGACACCGGTGACCTGCACGCCGACCTGCGCACCGTCATCCGGGCCACGGTCGCCGAGTTCGCCGACCCGAAACTGTCCGCCACCACCCGGGCCATCACCATCGAGACCCTCGCCGACGAGTCGCTCGCCGAGCAGGTCCGCGACCAGCTGCTGCGCCCCCAGCTCGCCGCGGTGCGCGACCGGCTGCGCGCCGGGCAGGCCGCCGGGCAGGCCCGCGCCGACCTCGACCTCGACCTGGCGGTCGAGCTGCTCTTCGGCCCGATCTACCACCGCTGGCTGCTGCGCAACGGGCCGCTGACTGATCAGTACGCCGACGAGCTCGTCGACCTCACGATGACCGCGATTGCCGGGTGA
- a CDS encoding 2-keto-4-pentenoate hydratase, protein MLTDTDRRDLADRLLAAERDRAPIPPLIHDHPGLTAADAYAIQLHNIRRRTAPIVGHKVGLSSKAMQEMMGVDEPDYGHLLADMRLSETEPVDAARYCYPRVEIEVAFLLGADLPGHDCTEQDVLDATEAFAPSIELIDSRIIDWKISLADTIADNASSAGFVVGAQRVPPEALDPRGIAAVLHRGAEPVAQGRSDAVLGNPVTAVAWLARTVAAFGVRLRAGHLILPGACVRAVDVRPGDEFRAEFGGLGEVRLSFAPED, encoded by the coding sequence ATGCTCACCGACACTGACCGCCGCGATCTCGCCGACCGGCTCCTCGCGGCCGAACGCGACCGTGCGCCCATCCCGCCGCTGATCCACGACCATCCTGGGTTGACCGCGGCGGACGCCTACGCGATCCAGCTGCACAACATCCGGCGCCGGACCGCGCCGATCGTCGGGCACAAGGTCGGCCTCTCCTCCAAGGCGATGCAGGAGATGATGGGGGTCGACGAGCCCGACTACGGGCACCTGCTCGCCGACATGCGGCTGAGCGAGACCGAACCGGTCGACGCCGCCCGCTACTGCTACCCGCGGGTGGAGATCGAGGTCGCCTTCCTGCTCGGCGCCGACCTGCCCGGGCACGACTGCACCGAACAGGACGTCCTGGACGCCACCGAAGCCTTCGCCCCGTCCATCGAGCTGATCGACAGCCGCATCATCGACTGGAAGATCAGCCTCGCCGACACCATCGCCGACAATGCCTCTTCCGCGGGGTTCGTTGTGGGTGCTCAGCGCGTACCCCCCGAGGCTCTTGATCCTCGCGGCATCGCCGCGGTCCTCCATCGCGGCGCCGAGCCGGTCGCGCAAGGCCGGTCCGACGCCGTGCTGGGCAATCCGGTGACCGCGGTGGCCTGGCTGGCGCGGACGGTCGCGGCGTTCGGGGTACGGCTGCGGGCCGGGCATCTGATCCTGCCGGGCGCCTGCGTTCGCGCCGTCGACGTCCGCCCGGGCGATGAGTTCCGTGCTGAGTTCGGCGGACTCGGCGAAGTCCGGCTCAGTTTTGCACCGGAGGACTGA
- a CDS encoding lipid-transfer protein, with translation MISRTAAIAGIGATEFSKDSGRSELRLATEAVRAALDDAGLRPGDVSGLVTFTMDSNAEIAVARELGMGELSFLSRIAYGGGAACAVVQQAVLAVTAGLADVVVCYRALNERSGRRFGQAIASPDVDSSWHHPMGLATPAAMVAMVAQRYLHDYGASPDDFGRVTVAARRHAATNPYAWFHGRPITLDDHRVSRWIAEPLRLLDCCQESDGAVALVVTSAERARDLPRPPAVIAAAAQGSGPGQYVMTSYYRDDVAALPEMGVVSRQLWGQSGFRPDDVRTAVLYDHFTPYVLMQLEELGFCGRGEARHLIADGGIELDGRLPVNPNGGQLGEAYIHGMNGIAEAVRQVRGTAVNQIPGDGPVLVTAGTGVPTSGLILTAA, from the coding sequence ATGATCAGCCGGACCGCCGCGATCGCCGGCATCGGGGCCACCGAGTTCTCCAAGGACTCCGGCCGCAGCGAGTTGCGCCTGGCCACCGAGGCCGTCCGGGCTGCCCTCGACGACGCCGGCCTGCGGCCGGGCGACGTCTCCGGCCTGGTCACCTTCACCATGGACAGCAACGCGGAGATCGCGGTGGCGCGCGAGCTGGGCATGGGGGAGCTGAGCTTTCTGAGCCGGATCGCGTACGGCGGAGGCGCCGCCTGTGCAGTCGTGCAGCAGGCCGTCCTCGCCGTCACGGCCGGGCTCGCCGACGTCGTGGTCTGCTACCGCGCCCTCAACGAGCGGTCCGGCCGCCGGTTCGGGCAGGCGATCGCCTCCCCAGACGTCGACTCCAGCTGGCACCACCCGATGGGCCTGGCCACCCCGGCCGCGATGGTCGCCATGGTCGCGCAGCGCTACCTGCACGACTACGGCGCCTCGCCCGACGACTTCGGCCGGGTCACGGTCGCCGCTCGCCGACATGCCGCGACGAACCCGTACGCCTGGTTCCACGGCCGGCCGATCACCCTCGACGACCATCGGGTCTCGCGCTGGATCGCCGAGCCGCTGCGGCTGCTCGACTGCTGCCAGGAGAGCGACGGCGCGGTCGCCCTGGTCGTCACCTCGGCCGAGCGGGCCCGCGACCTTCCCCGCCCGCCCGCGGTGATCGCCGCTGCGGCGCAGGGCAGCGGACCCGGCCAGTACGTGATGACCAGCTACTACCGCGACGACGTGGCGGCGCTGCCGGAGATGGGTGTGGTGTCCCGGCAGCTCTGGGGGCAGTCCGGATTCCGGCCCGACGACGTGCGGACCGCGGTGCTGTACGACCACTTCACCCCGTACGTGCTGATGCAGCTCGAGGAACTCGGCTTCTGCGGACGTGGCGAAGCCCGGCACCTGATCGCCGACGGGGGGATCGAGCTCGACGGGCGGCTGCCGGTGAACCCGAACGGCGGGCAGCTGGGGGAGGCGTACATCCACGGCATGAACGGCATCGCCGAGGCGGTCCGGCAGGTGCGCGGCACCGCGGTCAACCAGATCCCCGGCGACGGACCGGTTCTGGTCACCGCGGGTACCGGTGTGCCTACCAGCGGTTTGATTCTCACTGCGGCCTGA
- the dmpG gene encoding 4-hydroxy-2-oxovalerate aldolase, giving the protein MRELDLRITDSSLRDGSHAKRHQFTAAEVAAIVGALDAAGVPVIEVTHGDGLGGSSFTYGLSRTPEQELISVAVRTATRAKIAFLMLPGVGVIDDIRAAAANGATVCRIATHCTEADIAVQHFGLARDLGLETVGFLMMAHSITPSRLAEQARIMADAGCQCVYVVDSAGALVLDQVSDRVSALVAALGPDAQVGFHGHENLGLGVANSILAYRAGARQIDGSTRRFGAGAGNTPVEAFVGVCDKLGIRTGVDFFKIVDAAEEVVRPAMPDECKLDRMALIMGYAGVYSSFLMHAYTLADRYQVSGAEILVKAGERRLVGGQEDQLIGIARELALRPS; this is encoded by the coding sequence TTGCGCGAGCTTGACCTGCGGATCACCGACTCGTCGCTGCGCGACGGGTCGCACGCCAAACGACATCAGTTCACCGCTGCCGAGGTCGCTGCGATCGTGGGGGCTCTCGACGCGGCCGGCGTACCCGTGATCGAAGTGACCCACGGCGACGGGCTCGGCGGTTCGTCGTTCACCTACGGCCTGAGCCGTACGCCCGAGCAAGAGCTGATCAGCGTCGCGGTCCGCACCGCCACCCGCGCGAAGATCGCCTTCCTGATGCTGCCGGGCGTCGGTGTCATCGACGACATCCGCGCCGCCGCCGCCAACGGCGCGACCGTCTGCCGGATCGCCACCCACTGCACCGAGGCCGACATCGCCGTGCAGCATTTCGGGCTGGCCCGGGACCTCGGCCTGGAAACCGTCGGCTTCCTGATGATGGCCCACTCCATCACCCCGTCACGCCTGGCCGAACAGGCCAGGATCATGGCCGACGCCGGCTGCCAGTGCGTCTACGTCGTCGACTCGGCCGGCGCGCTCGTCCTCGACCAGGTCAGCGACCGCGTCTCCGCCCTAGTCGCCGCGCTGGGCCCCGACGCGCAGGTGGGCTTCCACGGCCACGAGAACCTCGGCCTGGGCGTAGCCAACTCGATCCTCGCCTACCGCGCCGGCGCCCGCCAGATCGACGGCAGCACCCGCCGCTTCGGCGCCGGCGCCGGCAACACTCCGGTGGAAGCCTTCGTCGGCGTCTGCGACAAGCTCGGCATCCGCACCGGCGTCGACTTCTTCAAAATCGTCGACGCCGCCGAGGAGGTCGTCCGCCCCGCCATGCCCGACGAGTGCAAACTCGACCGCATGGCGCTGATCATGGGGTACGCCGGCGTCTACTCCAGCTTCCTGATGCACGCCTACACGTTGGCCGACCGCTACCAGGTCTCCGGCGCCGAGATCCTGGTGAAAGCGGGCGAACGCCGCCTGGTGGGTGGCCAGGAGGACCAGCTGATCGGCATAGCGCGCGAACTCGCCCTTCGCCCTTCCTGA
- a CDS encoding RNA polymerase sigma factor yields the protein MSTAINSVLRETAPQVVAGLARRFGDFAAAEDATQEALIAAAEHWARDGVPENPRGWLMRTASRKLLDAFRSEQARRRREVLAAAREVPGEAREQDDTLTLLFLCCHPSLTPASAIPLTLRAVGGLTTAEIAGAFLVPEATMAQRISRAKQRIKASGVPLRMPDPAERPDRLRSVRHVLYLIFNEGYAVSTGPALHRIELSAEAIRLTRMLPQDGETAGLLALMLLTDARRDARTGAGGELIPLDEQDRSRWDRALIAEGTTLLDAAFARGTVGEYQLQAAIAALHARAPTAEQTDWPQIAALYGVLEKMTGNPVVTVNRAVAVAMVDGPAEGLRLLDGLAGVPAFRVDAVRAHLYEMAGDRDRAAGLYRSAAAGTDSLPQQRYLITRAARLGVTSR from the coding sequence TTGAGCACGGCGATCAACAGCGTGCTGCGGGAGACGGCGCCGCAAGTGGTGGCGGGGCTGGCGAGGCGGTTCGGGGATTTTGCGGCGGCTGAGGATGCCACCCAGGAGGCGCTCATTGCTGCTGCGGAACATTGGGCGCGCGACGGCGTACCGGAAAATCCCAGAGGCTGGCTGATGCGGACCGCATCGCGCAAGTTGCTGGATGCCTTTCGCAGTGAGCAGGCGCGCCGCCGCCGCGAGGTGCTCGCGGCGGCGCGCGAGGTGCCGGGTGAGGCCCGCGAGCAGGACGACACGCTGACCCTGCTGTTTCTCTGCTGCCATCCGTCGCTGACGCCGGCGTCTGCGATTCCGCTGACGCTGCGGGCGGTGGGCGGTCTGACGACGGCCGAGATCGCGGGCGCGTTCCTGGTGCCGGAGGCGACCATGGCGCAGCGGATCAGCCGGGCCAAGCAGCGGATCAAGGCGTCCGGCGTGCCGCTGCGGATGCCGGATCCGGCCGAGCGGCCGGACCGGCTGCGGTCGGTCCGGCATGTGCTTTACCTGATCTTCAATGAGGGGTACGCGGTGAGCACCGGCCCGGCCCTGCACCGGATCGAACTGAGCGCCGAGGCCATCCGGCTCACCCGGATGCTCCCGCAGGACGGTGAGACCGCCGGCCTGCTCGCGTTGATGCTGCTGACCGACGCCCGCCGGGACGCGCGCACGGGTGCCGGCGGGGAGCTGATCCCGCTCGACGAGCAGGACCGGTCACGCTGGGACCGCGCGCTGATCGCCGAGGGCACCACGCTGCTGGACGCCGCGTTCGCCCGGGGGACGGTCGGCGAGTACCAGTTGCAGGCCGCGATCGCCGCGCTGCACGCCCGGGCCCCGACCGCCGAGCAGACCGATTGGCCGCAGATCGCCGCCCTGTACGGGGTGCTGGAGAAGATGACCGGCAACCCGGTGGTGACGGTGAACCGGGCGGTGGCGGTGGCCATGGTGGACGGCCCGGCGGAGGGTCTGCGGCTGCTCGACGGCCTGGCCGGGGTTCCCGCGTTCCGGGTGGACGCGGTCCGCGCCCACCTGTACGAGATGGCCGGCGACCGGGACCGGGCGGCCGGGCTCTACCGCTCGGCCGCCGCCGGCACCGACAGCCTGCCGCAGCAGCGCTACCTGATCACCCGCGCCGCTCGTCTCGGTGTCACCAGCCGCTGA
- a CDS encoding macrolide family glycosyltransferase, with product MPHIAIVSIPAHGHVNPSLEIVRTLVARGHRVTYANDASFAETVQSAGAELKPYESTLLANDLGTDADQIDQLTLFLDDAIAMLPQLRAAYEDDRPDLFLYDIAGAPARILAEQWGVPAIQLSPTFVAWDGYEQDMAPMIEAMQADPRGADYYRRFTDWLTEAGSSVTDGPAFMGRPDRSLALIPRALQMNADRVDDEVYDFVGPILGDRSAQGSWDRPAGAEKVLLVSLGSAFTRHADFYRRCIAAFGSLPGWHTVLQIGSHVEVAELGIVPDSVEVHPWVPQLAILEQADAFLTHAGMGGSSEGLYCGVPMIAAPQAADQFANAEQLAALGVGRVVDSATVTAEELREALLQLTTDAAVAARSAEIKTELRTNGGAARAADLIEAALPVVSDWSPR from the coding sequence ATGCCGCACATCGCCATCGTCAGCATCCCTGCCCACGGCCACGTCAACCCCAGCCTGGAGATCGTGCGCACGCTCGTCGCCCGCGGCCACCGGGTGACCTATGCGAACGACGCCTCGTTCGCCGAGACAGTGCAGAGCGCCGGCGCCGAGCTGAAGCCGTACGAGTCGACCCTGCTCGCCAACGACCTCGGCACCGACGCCGACCAGATCGACCAGCTCACGCTCTTCCTCGACGACGCGATCGCCATGCTTCCGCAGTTGCGGGCGGCCTATGAGGACGACCGCCCCGACCTGTTCCTCTACGACATCGCCGGCGCGCCGGCCCGGATTCTGGCCGAGCAGTGGGGGGTGCCGGCCATCCAGCTCTCCCCCACCTTCGTCGCGTGGGACGGCTACGAGCAGGACATGGCCCCGATGATCGAGGCCATGCAGGCCGATCCCCGCGGCGCCGACTACTACCGGCGCTTCACCGACTGGCTGACCGAGGCCGGCTCGTCGGTCACCGACGGCCCCGCTTTCATGGGCCGGCCGGATCGCAGCCTGGCGCTCATCCCCCGCGCCCTGCAGATGAACGCGGACCGGGTGGACGACGAGGTCTACGACTTCGTCGGTCCGATCCTCGGCGACCGGTCCGCGCAGGGTTCGTGGGACCGCCCGGCCGGTGCGGAGAAGGTGCTGCTCGTCTCGCTCGGTTCCGCGTTCACCCGGCACGCCGACTTCTACCGGCGCTGCATCGCCGCCTTCGGTTCGCTGCCCGGCTGGCACACGGTCCTGCAGATCGGCAGCCACGTCGAGGTCGCCGAGCTCGGGATCGTGCCGGACAGTGTCGAGGTCCACCCGTGGGTGCCGCAGTTGGCGATCCTCGAGCAGGCGGACGCCTTCCTGACCCACGCCGGGATGGGCGGCAGCAGCGAGGGGCTGTACTGCGGCGTACCGATGATCGCGGCACCGCAGGCGGCCGACCAGTTCGCCAACGCCGAGCAACTCGCCGCCCTGGGCGTCGGCCGGGTGGTGGACTCGGCCACCGTGACCGCGGAGGAGCTGCGCGAGGCCCTGCTGCAGCTCACCACCGATGCCGCGGTGGCCGCACGCAGCGCGGAGATCAAGACCGAGTTGCGTACGAACGGAGGCGCCGCCCGCGCCGCCGATCTGATCGAGGCTGCCCTGCCGGTCGTCAGCGACTGGTCTCCGCGATGA
- a CDS encoding YciI family protein, with protein sequence MRYLLIVDYRPGVIDKPMTEWAPEDIAAHMDYYGALRKELLESGELVTQEALTGPEQAKEVTADGLTAPVVTDGPFAEFKEMLAGYQLVDVESEERAIEIAARISAVPGPGGVPQQQPIGVRRVMTDADFRELGV encoded by the coding sequence ATGCGCTACCTGTTGATCGTGGACTACCGGCCGGGCGTTATCGACAAGCCGATGACTGAGTGGGCGCCGGAGGACATTGCCGCGCACATGGATTACTACGGGGCGCTGCGGAAGGAGCTTCTGGAAAGTGGGGAGCTGGTCACTCAGGAGGCGCTCACGGGGCCGGAGCAGGCTAAAGAGGTCACCGCGGATGGGTTGACCGCGCCGGTGGTGACGGATGGGCCGTTTGCTGAGTTCAAGGAGATGCTGGCCGGCTATCAGCTGGTCGATGTGGAGTCCGAGGAGCGGGCTATCGAGATCGCGGCGAGGATCTCGGCGGTGCCGGGGCCGGGCGGGGTGCCGCAGCAGCAGCCGATCGGGGTGCGCCGGGTAATGACCGACGCCGACTTCCGGGAGCTCGGCGTTTGA
- the kstD gene encoding 3-oxosteroid 1-dehydrogenase codes for MTEFDVVVVGSGGAGMTAALTAAHHGLSAVVVEKTSAYGGSTARSGGALWLPGNAVLGAGSADDGTHLAYIAGSDVPLARRQAFLAQGPAMLAFVRAHTPLDFAWVPGYPDYHPEAPGGVARGRSIEPKPLDTRLIGEDLATLAAPYRAAPNGMAVTAVDYRWLSLGLRHPRSALTAARLSMVTAVDRLRGRHRLTMGQALAGGLRAGLRAAGVPVLLDTALTGLVVAQDRVAGIRCGDRVISARRGVLLASGGFEQNPEMRRQYQQIGTEWTVGAVGNTGDGIEAGQRLGAALDLMDEAWWGPSLPLTGRAYFCLAERNLPGSLIVDGSGRRFVNEATPYVEAVHAMLGRDGSGPHLPAWLVTDQSYRDRYLFAGRAPRTPLPRRWFDAGVAHRADSLPALAERISVPASELRATVERFNEFAATGTDEDFGRGSSAYDRYYGDPRQRPNPCLGALRKPPFYAFSLVPGDLGTKGGLRTDEHGRVLRADGSAIAGLYAAGNASASVMGRGYAGAGATLGPAMTFGYLAALDMAGVAAAHA; via the coding sequence GTGACGGAATTCGACGTTGTGGTGGTCGGCAGCGGCGGCGCCGGGATGACAGCCGCGCTGACCGCGGCGCATCACGGGCTGAGCGCGGTGGTCGTGGAGAAGACCTCGGCGTACGGCGGGTCGACCGCCCGCTCCGGCGGGGCACTCTGGCTGCCGGGCAACGCCGTGCTCGGGGCCGGCTCGGCTGATGACGGTACGCATCTCGCGTACATCGCCGGTTCTGACGTGCCACTGGCCCGGCGGCAGGCCTTCCTGGCGCAAGGGCCCGCGATGCTGGCCTTCGTCCGGGCGCACACGCCGCTCGATTTCGCGTGGGTGCCGGGCTATCCGGACTATCACCCGGAAGCGCCGGGCGGGGTGGCGCGGGGACGCTCGATCGAGCCGAAACCGCTGGACACCCGGCTGATCGGGGAAGATTTGGCGACGCTCGCCGCGCCGTACCGGGCCGCGCCCAACGGGATGGCGGTGACCGCGGTCGACTACCGCTGGCTGTCGCTCGGGCTTCGGCATCCGCGGTCGGCGCTGACCGCGGCCCGGCTCAGCATGGTCACCGCGGTGGACCGTCTCCGCGGGCGCCACCGGCTGACGATGGGGCAGGCGCTCGCGGGCGGGCTGCGGGCCGGGCTGCGGGCGGCCGGGGTTCCGGTGCTGCTGGACACTGCGCTGACCGGCCTGGTCGTCGCGCAGGACCGGGTCGCCGGGATTCGATGCGGAGACCGGGTGATCTCCGCGCGGCGGGGGGTGCTGCTGGCCAGTGGGGGCTTCGAGCAGAACCCGGAGATGCGCCGGCAGTATCAGCAGATCGGTACCGAGTGGACGGTCGGGGCGGTGGGCAACACCGGTGACGGGATCGAGGCGGGGCAGCGGTTGGGGGCGGCGCTGGACCTGATGGACGAGGCCTGGTGGGGGCCGTCGCTGCCGTTGACCGGTAGGGCGTACTTCTGCCTGGCCGAACGCAATCTGCCGGGCAGCCTGATCGTCGACGGCAGCGGTCGCCGGTTCGTCAACGAGGCGACACCGTACGTGGAGGCTGTGCACGCCATGCTGGGCCGCGACGGGTCCGGGCCGCATCTGCCGGCGTGGCTGGTGACTGATCAGTCGTACCGGGACCGGTACCTGTTCGCCGGGCGGGCGCCGCGGACTCCGCTGCCGCGCCGCTGGTTCGATGCTGGGGTGGCGCACCGGGCCGACAGCCTTCCTGCGCTGGCCGAACGCATCTCGGTGCCGGCCTCGGAACTGCGGGCCACGGTGGAGCGGTTCAACGAGTTCGCGGCCACCGGGACGGACGAGGATTTCGGGCGGGGTTCCTCGGCCTACGACCGGTATTACGGGGATCCGCGGCAACGGCCCAACCCGTGCCTGGGGGCGCTACGCAAGCCGCCGTTCTATGCGTTCTCGCTGGTGCCGGGCGACCTGGGTACGAAGGGTGGGCTGCGCACAGACGAGCATGGCCGGGTGCTGCGGGCGGATGGCTCCGCGATCGCCGGCCTGTATGCGGCCGGCAACGCCAGTGCCTCGGTGATGGGCCGCGGCTACGCGGGAGCCGGGGCCACCCTGGGGCCGGCAATGACCTTCGGCTACCTGGCGGCGCTGGATATGGCCGGTGTGGCGGCTGCTCACGCTTAG
- a CDS encoding alpha/beta fold hydrolase, which produces MPEIELSAGVLEYDDAGAAGPVVVLLNGLLIGRSVWRSVVADLAVDHRCLVLELPLGAHRRPMRDDADLSGRGLAGLLALALQQMRIRPIRRSPLNFGLMSKRPVPDTVMDAWLRPAISSARIRRDVLTYLRATRKGEYLEAAASLPGFTGPALVVWAPEDRLMRPDHGRRLVQQLPDGRLAEVTDSYTLIPEDQPQRCAELIRAFIAETSR; this is translated from the coding sequence ATGCCTGAGATCGAGTTGTCCGCCGGCGTCCTGGAGTACGACGACGCCGGCGCGGCCGGCCCGGTGGTCGTCCTGTTGAACGGACTGTTGATCGGCCGATCCGTGTGGCGCTCGGTGGTCGCGGACCTCGCCGTCGACCACCGCTGCCTCGTCCTGGAGCTGCCGCTCGGCGCCCACCGGCGGCCGATGCGCGACGACGCCGATCTGAGCGGGCGCGGGCTGGCCGGCCTGCTCGCCCTGGCGCTGCAGCAGATGCGGATCCGGCCGATCCGGCGTTCCCCGCTGAACTTCGGGCTGATGTCGAAACGGCCGGTGCCGGACACCGTGATGGACGCCTGGCTGCGCCCCGCCATCAGCTCCGCCCGCATCCGGCGTGACGTACTCACCTACCTGCGCGCCACCCGCAAGGGCGAGTATCTGGAGGCGGCCGCGAGCCTGCCCGGCTTCACCGGGCCGGCCCTGGTGGTCTGGGCGCCCGAGGACCGCCTGATGCGGCCCGACCACGGCCGGCGGCTCGTCCAGCAGTTGCCGGACGGCCGCCTGGCCGAGGTCACCGACTCGTACACCCTGATCCCGGAGGATCAGCCGCAGCGGTGCGCCGAGCTGATCCGTGCCTTCATCGCGGAGACCAGTCGCTGA
- a CDS encoding MaoC/PaaZ C-terminal domain-containing protein, translating into MPVWRPDRPTLPVWELPVTPTLIISTALATRDFQNVHHDRDAAVRLGSRDIFVNILTTTGLVQRYVTDWAGPDAVVHSIAIRLGAPCHAYDTLTFTGQVVGDGEVEVVGRTATGVHVTGTVRVTA; encoded by the coding sequence CTGCCGGTCTGGCGGCCCGACCGGCCCACGCTGCCGGTCTGGGAGCTGCCGGTCACGCCCACGCTGATCATCAGCACCGCCCTGGCGACCCGCGACTTCCAGAACGTGCACCACGACCGCGACGCCGCGGTCCGGCTCGGCAGCAGGGACATCTTCGTGAACATCCTGACCACCACCGGGCTGGTCCAGCGCTACGTCACCGACTGGGCCGGGCCGGACGCGGTCGTGCACTCCATCGCGATCCGGCTCGGCGCGCCCTGCCACGCCTACGACACGCTGACCTTCACCGGGCAGGTCGTCGGGGACGGCGAGGTCGAGGTCGTCGGGCGTACCGCTACCGGCGTGCACGTCACCGGAACAGTTCGGGTGACGGCATGA
- a CDS encoding SigE family RNA polymerase sigma factor: MTFEEYAYARGPALIRLARLLCGDDHRAEDLVQDVLARAYARWSRIARTERPDLYVRRMLINAHHSWWRRLSNRETSVAEITDQPVPADTAAELADRDELWRQVRALPARQRTVIVLRYYEDLDDAHVGADPDPTPIVAAARRRGRRRAPGPGRHRPVDPALHRGRPRRRRRPGRMEGGRRLR; encoded by the coding sequence GTGACGTTCGAGGAGTATGCGTACGCCCGCGGCCCGGCCCTGATCCGGCTCGCGCGGCTGCTCTGCGGCGACGACCACCGGGCCGAGGACCTCGTGCAGGACGTGCTGGCCCGGGCGTACGCCCGCTGGAGCCGGATCGCCCGCACCGAGCGCCCCGACCTGTACGTACGCCGGATGCTGATCAACGCCCACCACTCCTGGTGGCGACGGCTCAGCAACCGGGAGACCTCGGTCGCCGAGATCACCGACCAGCCGGTCCCGGCCGACACAGCCGCCGAACTCGCCGACCGCGACGAACTGTGGCGGCAGGTCCGCGCCCTGCCCGCCCGGCAGCGCACGGTGATCGTGCTGCGCTACTACGAGGACCTCGACGACGCCCACGTCGGCGCCGACCCCGACCCCACCCCGATCGTGGCGGCCGCCCGCCGCCGCGGCCGCCGCCGCGCGCCCGGACCTGGTCGGCACCGACCCGTGGACCCTGCACTTCACCGCGGACGACCTCGTCGCCGGCGCCGACCAGGTCGAATGGAAGGCGGGCGGCGGCTTCGATAG
- a CDS encoding acetaldehyde dehydrogenase (acetylating), with translation MLTAAIVGSGNIGTDLLYKLLRSPVLEPRWMAGIDPDSPGLQRAAQHGLVTGTGGADWLLAQNPLPDLVFEASSAAVHRVNAPAYQAAGIRAIDLTPAAVGPAVVPEVNLGEHRDAPNLNMTTCGGQATIPMVHAVSQVTPVSYAEIVATVASRSAGPGTRANIDEFTRTTSRGLETIGGAARGKAIIVLNPAEPPLIMRDTIFCAVGRDADVDAITKSITSRVAEIARYVPGYRLLDEPQFDPVGDVQRVAIFVEVEGTGDYLPKFAGNLDIMTAAATRVGEELARA, from the coding sequence ATGCTGACCGCCGCGATCGTCGGGTCCGGGAACATCGGCACGGACCTGCTCTACAAGCTGCTGCGCTCGCCGGTCCTCGAGCCGCGCTGGATGGCCGGCATCGACCCGGACAGCCCGGGCCTGCAGCGCGCCGCACAGCACGGGCTGGTCACCGGGACCGGTGGCGCGGACTGGTTGCTCGCCCAGAACCCGCTGCCGGACCTGGTCTTCGAAGCCTCCTCGGCAGCCGTGCACCGGGTCAACGCGCCGGCCTACCAGGCTGCGGGGATCCGGGCGATCGACCTGACACCGGCTGCGGTGGGGCCGGCCGTGGTGCCGGAGGTGAACCTGGGCGAGCACCGGGACGCGCCGAATCTCAACATGACGACCTGCGGCGGGCAGGCCACGATTCCGATGGTGCACGCGGTGTCGCAGGTGACGCCGGTGAGCTACGCGGAGATCGTGGCGACGGTGGCGTCCCGGTCGGCGGGGCCGGGTACCCGCGCCAACATCGACGAGTTCACCCGGACCACCAGTCGCGGGCTGGAGACGATCGGCGGGGCGGCTCGTGGCAAGGCGATCATCGTGCTGAACCCGGCGGAGCCGCCGCTGATCATGCGGGACACGATCTTCTGCGCGGTCGGTCGTGATGCGGACGTCGATGCGATCACCAAGTCGATCACGTCGCGGGTGGCGGAGATCGCTCGTTACGTGCCGGGCTATCGGTTGCTGGACGAACCGCAGTTCGACCCGGTCGGGGACGTGCAGCGGGTGGCGATCTTCGTCGAGGTCGAAGGCACCGGAGACTATCTACCGAAATTTGCTGGGAATCTGGACATCATGACGGCTGCGGCTACCCGGGTGGGTGAGGAACTTGCGCGAGCTTGA